In Streptomyces sp. 71268, the DNA window CCCGCGCCCCCGGGAACCCGCTGCCCGGCGCCGACCGCCGCGGCCCCGGCCGTGTTCCCGGCCCCCGCCGCGGCCGTCGCCGCCGCCGTCGTGTCGTCAAGCGGCTGCTTCGCCGCCCCCGAGCTGGTGTGCGCTGCCTCCGATGCCACCGATCTCGCCCTCCGCTGTCGCACGGAGGTCCGAATCGCCCCCGCGTGACGTCCACCCTACGACCGCGCGCCCGGGGCGAGACCGCACCCGAGCGCGCTGACGGTGGCCCTGACCTGCTGATCGGTCGGCGGGCCGGCGGAATTCGGCCGCGCGTCGACTAGCCGCGCCGGGCCACGCTGGCCTCGCGCCCGCACGCGTACGCCAGGGCGCTCGCCAACTCCTCGACCTCCGGCAGCCAGCGGTTGGCCGACGTGGGTTGCCGCGCCCACAGCACCGGGCCCCGCGAGCCGACCCGCGAGGGCGGCGCCACCACGTAGTCCCCCTCGCCGCGCGGGACCAGGTCGAGCGCCGCGGGCGGCCAGCCGACCCTGCGGACCAGGTCGAGGACCTTGAGCGCGCCGCCGGGCAGCACCCAGAACAGCATCCGGCGCCCCGGCGTGCAGGCGATGGGGCCGAGCGGCACGCCCATCCGCTCCATCCGGGCCAGCGCCAGGCAGCCCGCCGACTCGGACACGTCGAGCACGTCGAAGGTGCGCCCGGTGGGCAGCAGGATCGACGCCCGCGGGGTCTTCTCCCACATCCGACGCGCGGCGACGGGGCTGCCGCTGGCCGCGCCCGCCCAGTCCGCCCGCGCCGGGTGCGCCCCGGGCGCCGGGCAGTCGGCCCGCTGGCACGAGCACCGTTCGCCGCCCTCGACCACCTGGAGCCAGGTGCCGGGGTGGACATCCCAATGCCGCTCTTCCGCGTACCGCACCGCCGCGTCGAGCAGCGACTCACCGCGCTGCTGGGGGATCTGCGCACTTGCTGTGACGTCCAAGGTCTTCTCCACGCTCACTCAACTACCGCTGTCACCAAGGGTTACGGCTGGGCCGAAGCCGGGGAGGGGAGCATCACTACGGCACGCGGGGCGCATGGATGCATGGGTGGGGGCGCGTACGAGGACTCAGCCCGTGTGCGGGTAACCACCATCCGTGACGGGACACGGTTCGGACCCCGAAGGCCGCGCGGCCGACGGGCTCGTACGGGCCGGTGGCCGTCGTGCGTGCGCCACGCGGGCACGTACTGGGCCTCCCGCCCCGTGGGCGGGCGGCGATCGCGAAAGACCGGCGTTCACGAGGTGAACGCACCGCAGTAACAGGGGGTACACCATGGCCGCTAGGCCACTCGTGGCGCGGCAGCCGAACGAACGGTTGCAGGCGCTCATCCAGGAAGCGGCCTGCTCCAACGCGGGCCTGGCGCGCCGCGTCAACATGTGCGGCGCCGAGCACGGCCTCGACCTGCGCTACGACAAGACGTCCGTGGCCCGCTGGCTCCGGGGCCAGCAGCCGCGCGGGCGCGCGCCCGCCGTCATCGCTGAGGCGCTGGGGCGCAAGCTGGGGCGGACGGTCACCATCGACGAGATCGGCATGGCGGGCGGCAAAAACCTCGCCTCCGGCGTCGGCCTCCAGTTCTCGCCCACCGTGGTCGGCGCGATCGAGCAGGTCTGCGAGCTGTGGCGGAGTGACGTGGGCCGGCGCGACTTCCTGAGCGGCTCGACGGTCGCCGCCTCCGCGCTGGTCGAACCCAGCCGGGACTGGCTCATCACCAGCGCCGACCCGCAGGTGGCGCGCACGGCGGGGGCCCGGGTCGGCAAAGCCGACGTGGCGGCCGTCCGGGCCACCACGGAGGCGCTCGTCACCCTCGACCACCAGTACGGCAGCGGCCACGTGCGGCCGGTCGTCGTCCACTATCTGAACAGCGTGGTCTCCGGGTTGCTGGCCGGCTCGTACCGGGAGTCGGTGGGCCGCGACCTGTTCGCCGCCGTCGCCCGGCTCACCGAACTCGCCGGCTACATGGCCGTGGACACCGGCCAACCCGGGCTCGCCCAGCGCTACTACATCCAGGCGCTACGGCTGGCCCAGGCCGCGGGCGACCGGGCGTACGGCGGGTACGTGCTGGCCGCGAGCATGAGCCATCTCGCCGCGGCGCTGGGCAACCCGCGCGAGATCGCCCAGTTGGCGCGGGCCGCGCAGGAGGGGGCGCGGGGGCAGGTCACGCCGCGGGCCCGGGCCATGTTCCACGCGGCGGAGGCCCGCGGGCACGCGCTGCTCGGCGACGCAAGGGCCTGCCAGACCTCCGCCCACCAGGCCAGCACCGCCCTGGAACAGGCCGACGCCGCCCCGGACTCCGGGGATGACCCACCCTGGATCCAGTACTTCGACCACGCCTACCTCGCCGACGAACTCGCCCACTGCCACCGCGACCTGGGGCAGGGCGAGGCGGCCGGGCAGCGCGCCAGGGAGGCGGTCGAGGGCCACCCCGACACGCGCGCCAGGCGGCGCGCGATCGGCCTGCTGCTGATGGCCGCGGCGCACGTGCAGCAGCGCGAGGTCGAGGAGGCGTGCCAGACCGGGACCCGCGCCCTGGAACTCCTCGGCCAACTGCGCTCACACCGTGGCGCGGAGTACCTGGACGACCTCCAGCAGCGGCTCGAGCCCTTCCGGGAGGAGCCCGTGGTCCGCGAGTTCGGCGCCCGGCTTGAGGTGGCGGCGGCGTAGCGGACCCGGCGGCCGGCCGCCGCCCCCGCGCCCCGGCGCGCGCCCGGGAGCGACCGGACAGGGGGAGCGGGGGGAGCAGCGGGCGCGGCCCCCGGCGGGCGGCGCGACACGACCAGGAACAGCGGAGGCGGCGGTAACAGCGGGACCAGCGGCCGCGTGAGCGGTGGACGGGGGGTGATGAGCCGGGGCGGAGGGGCCCGGACCCGTGCGGGGAGGGCGCGGCGCCGCACCGGGGGGAGGCGGGGGATGGCGCTGCCGGCACGGGGCCGGCGGGGGCCCGGCACCGCGCGCGTGCGGGCCCCCGCCGACGCCCTCCGGTGCCCACCGGGAGGTCCGTGACCTCGGCGACCCCGCCTCGTCGCGGCGCTCGCCGGGGGCGCGGTCACCCCTGGCGCCATGGGCGTTGTGCGGGATCTTGTGGCGTGCTGCGTGGGCTGTCGGGGCCCGCCCCCATCCGTACCGGTCCGCGCCCCCAGCGGCCCCCACGGGGCGGGCCCTGGAGCGCTGCCCGCGGCCCGTGAGGCGCGGGGACCCGGTAGCGTGACGGGCGGTTCCGTACTTCCGCATAACGCATAGGAGTCCCGGTGACGCAGAGCGGACAGGGAAACGAGCCGCAGCCTCCTGCGGCCCCGCCCGCGCACGAGGGCGTGGTCCTGCCCTCCGCTGGCCTCCGCCACGGTGGAGGGCAGGGCGCTCCGTACAACTGGCCCTCGCCCGAGCAGGCGGCCCCGGCCGAAGGCCAGCCGTGGGGTGACCCCTGGGGCCCCGACGCGCAGCGCCCGCCGCAGGGCCCGCCGCCCGGCGGCGCCCCCGCCGGGCAGGCCGGGACGCTGATGCCCCGGGAGCCGGAGGCGGGGCAGCCGCTGCCGCCCGCCGCACCCG includes these proteins:
- a CDS encoding transcriptional regulator, whose protein sequence is MAARPLVARQPNERLQALIQEAACSNAGLARRVNMCGAEHGLDLRYDKTSVARWLRGQQPRGRAPAVIAEALGRKLGRTVTIDEIGMAGGKNLASGVGLQFSPTVVGAIEQVCELWRSDVGRRDFLSGSTVAASALVEPSRDWLITSADPQVARTAGARVGKADVAAVRATTEALVTLDHQYGSGHVRPVVVHYLNSVVSGLLAGSYRESVGRDLFAAVARLTELAGYMAVDTGQPGLAQRYYIQALRLAQAAGDRAYGGYVLAASMSHLAAALGNPREIAQLARAAQEGARGQVTPRARAMFHAAEARGHALLGDARACQTSAHQASTALEQADAAPDSGDDPPWIQYFDHAYLADELAHCHRDLGQGEAAGQRAREAVEGHPDTRARRRAIGLLLMAAAHVQQREVEEACQTGTRALELLGQLRSHRGAEYLDDLQQRLEPFREEPVVREFGARLEVAAA
- a CDS encoding bifunctional DNA primase/polymerase; this translates as MDVTASAQIPQQRGESLLDAAVRYAEERHWDVHPGTWLQVVEGGERCSCQRADCPAPGAHPARADWAGAASGSPVAARRMWEKTPRASILLPTGRTFDVLDVSESAGCLALARMERMGVPLGPIACTPGRRMLFWVLPGGALKVLDLVRRVGWPPAALDLVPRGEGDYVVAPPSRVGSRGPVLWARQPTSANRWLPEVEELASALAYACGREASVARRG